The Alosa sapidissima isolate fAloSap1 chromosome 5, fAloSap1.pri, whole genome shotgun sequence genome has a window encoding:
- the vps26c gene encoding vacuolar protein sorting-associated protein 26C has translation MSVTLDVRLKRANKVYHEGETLAGVVVIMSKEAVQHQGISLTMEGVVNLQLSSKSVGVFEAFYNSVKPIQLITSNIEVVKPGKVPSGKTEIPFEFPLHAKGNKVLYETYHGVFVNIQYTLRCDMKRSLLAKDLSKTSEFMIHSQPQKAKVLPSPVDFTITPDTLQNVRERNSLPKFLIRGHLHATNCVITQPLTGELVVESSAVAIKSIELQLVRVETCGCAEGYARDATEIQNIQIAEGDVCHGLPIPIYMVFPRLFTCPTLETTNFKVEFEVNVVIVLHDDHLITENFPLKLYRV, from the exons ATGAGTGTCACTCTTGACGTTAGACTTAAACGTGCGAATAAAGTTTATCATGAGGGG GAGACACTGGCTGGAGTGGTGGTAATAATGAGCAAAGAGGCAGTCCAACATCAGGGCATATCCCTAACTATGGAGGGGGTTGTCAATCTGCAGCTCAGCTCAAAGAGTGTGGGTGTTTTCGAGGCATTCTACAATTCTGTAAAG CCTATTCAGCTAATCACCAGTAATATTGAAGTAGTAAAACCAGGAAAGGTTCCCAGTGGCAAAACTGAGATCCCCTTCGAGTTTCCTCTCCATGCAAAAGGAAACAAGGTGCTATATGAAACCTATCACGGAGTGTTTGTCAACATCCAG TATACATTGCGCTGTGACATGAAGCGCTCCCTGTTGGCTAAAGACTTGAGCAAGACCAGTGAATTTATGATCCATTCTCAG CCACAGAAAGCAAAAGTACTACCAAGTCCAGTAGATTTTACAATCACTCCGGACACTCTGCAAAATGTTCGAGAG AGAAACTCACTGCCTAAGTTTTTAATAAGAGGTCACCTTCATGCCACCAACTGTGTAATTACACAGCCTTTAACAGGAGAGCTGGTGGTAGAGAGTTCTGCCGTGGCTATAAAAAGCATTGAGCTGCAACTAGTCAGAGTGGAGACATGTG GATGTGCTGAGGGCTATGCAAGAGATGCGACGGAAATACAGAACATTCAGATTGCAGAGGGAGATGTCTGTCATGGTCTCCCCATTCCCATCTACATGGTGTTCCCAAGACTTTTTACATGCCCAACCCTTGAAACCACCAATTTTAAAGTTG AATTTGAAGTGAATGTGGTGATCGTCCTCCATGATGATCATCTGATTACAGAGAACTTTCCTTTGAAACTGTATAGAGTGTGA